From Saccharothrix espanaensis DSM 44229, the proteins below share one genomic window:
- a CDS encoding SapB/AmfS family lanthipeptide has translation MEFILDLQDMDTPEVQSNAMASGGSSGGGGSTTASSVSLLLPCSHSSASLLLC, from the coding sequence ATGGAGTTCATCCTCGACCTTCAGGACATGGACACCCCCGAGGTCCAGTCCAACGCGATGGCCAGCGGCGGCAGCAGCGGCGGTGGCGGCAGCACGACCGCGTCCAGCGTCTCCCTGCTGCTCCCGTGCAGCCACTCCTCCGCGAGCCTGCTGCTCTGCTGA
- the lanKC gene encoding class III lanthionine synthetase LanKC, which translates to MDLRYEAYCFADRLFYDVQSSTEIAADDFSQVLPELPADWARADLTIWRYLQPAGAVLPRQGWKIHVSATVGNAGEVLLACYEHLVARRIPFKYLRTRSIVLARNSKYAPREASGKLITIYPADEAQLEKTLRELDELLAGQPGAYILSDLRYAAGPLFVRYGGFVEQWLEVDGRRVLAIEGATGELVPDQRKPTFWVPDWITLPKCLEEHLAARKGGDADSFPYRVTQSLHFSNGGGVYRATRKSDGADVVLKEARPHAGLDRDNVDAVARLRREHDILTLLSGVPGVPAAHELFSAWEHEFFAMQPVPGRPIGQWLGQHYPLTHYDVGDLSEYTARALAIVADVERIVADVHARGVVFSDLHPLNVLVDDDDAVSLIDFELAFRVEEDRRPTLGSPGFQAPPDRSGFEIDDYALAALRLYVFLPLNAVIELSPAKLRHHVEFIRRRFGLPDDYCDRIVEVLTPRVDPPVRVSTALDEPTPDWAVVRKSIAAAILASATPQRHDRLFPGDVEQFEVGGACFAYGAAGVLHALDVAGEGRFPEHERWLLDSLRRDPPKEPGFYTGAHGIAHVLENFGYHDEADELVREYAELLPDTKDHGLNAGLSGVALNLLHFAVRRDDESFADRALDLGDRLVGMLADAPPPGDKARAGLLHGWSGPALLFTRLHELTGERRWLDHAERALERDLAECMTALDGSTQVRDGTLRTLPYVGIGSAGIALALDEFARVAPDAACSARLPELVSGLTCEFVIQPAFMVGRAGLLATLAQAGGTREAVDRHLSALAWHAVPYQEGLAFPGVQLRRLSMDLNTGGAGVLLALASAVDGVPALPFLTAPALAGRLQ; encoded by the coding sequence GTGGATCTCCGCTATGAGGCTTACTGCTTCGCGGACCGTCTCTTCTACGACGTGCAAAGCTCCACGGAAATCGCTGCCGATGATTTTTCGCAGGTGCTCCCGGAGCTTCCGGCGGACTGGGCGCGGGCCGATCTCACGATCTGGCGCTACCTCCAGCCGGCCGGCGCGGTGCTGCCCCGCCAGGGCTGGAAGATCCACGTCTCGGCCACCGTCGGCAACGCCGGCGAGGTGCTCCTGGCCTGCTACGAGCACCTGGTCGCGCGGCGCATCCCGTTCAAGTACCTGCGCACCCGGTCGATCGTGCTGGCCCGCAACTCGAAATACGCCCCGCGCGAGGCGAGCGGCAAGCTGATCACCATCTACCCGGCCGACGAGGCGCAGTTGGAAAAGACCCTGCGCGAGCTCGACGAACTGCTCGCGGGTCAGCCCGGCGCGTACATCCTGAGCGATCTCCGGTACGCCGCGGGACCGTTGTTCGTGCGTTACGGCGGCTTTGTCGAGCAGTGGCTGGAAGTCGACGGCAGACGCGTCCTGGCGATCGAGGGCGCGACCGGCGAACTGGTTCCCGACCAGCGCAAACCGACCTTCTGGGTGCCCGACTGGATCACCCTGCCGAAGTGCCTGGAAGAACACCTCGCGGCCCGCAAGGGCGGTGACGCCGACTCGTTCCCCTACCGGGTGACGCAGTCGCTGCACTTCTCCAACGGCGGCGGCGTGTACCGGGCGACCCGCAAGTCCGACGGCGCGGACGTGGTGCTGAAGGAGGCCCGACCGCACGCCGGGCTGGACCGGGACAACGTCGACGCGGTGGCCCGGCTGCGCCGCGAGCACGACATCCTCACCCTGCTGTCCGGCGTGCCCGGGGTGCCCGCGGCCCACGAGCTGTTCAGCGCGTGGGAGCACGAGTTCTTCGCGATGCAACCGGTGCCGGGCCGGCCGATCGGCCAGTGGCTGGGCCAGCACTACCCGTTGACCCACTACGACGTCGGCGACCTGTCCGAGTACACCGCGCGGGCGCTGGCGATCGTGGCCGACGTCGAGCGGATCGTGGCCGACGTGCACGCGCGCGGCGTGGTGTTCAGCGACCTGCACCCGTTGAACGTGCTCGTGGACGACGACGACGCGGTGTCGCTGATCGACTTCGAGCTCGCGTTCCGGGTCGAGGAGGACCGCAGGCCAACGCTGGGCTCCCCCGGTTTCCAGGCCCCGCCGGACCGCTCCGGGTTCGAGATCGACGACTACGCGCTGGCCGCGCTGCGGCTGTACGTGTTCCTGCCGCTCAACGCGGTGATCGAGCTGTCCCCCGCGAAGCTGCGCCACCACGTGGAGTTCATCCGCCGGCGGTTCGGCCTGCCGGACGACTACTGCGACCGGATCGTGGAGGTGCTCACGCCGCGCGTCGACCCGCCGGTGCGGGTGTCGACGGCGCTGGACGAGCCGACGCCGGACTGGGCGGTCGTGCGCAAGTCGATCGCCGCGGCGATCCTGGCCAGCGCCACGCCGCAGCGCCACGACCGGCTGTTCCCCGGTGACGTGGAGCAGTTCGAGGTGGGCGGCGCGTGCTTCGCCTACGGGGCGGCCGGTGTGCTGCACGCGCTCGACGTCGCCGGCGAGGGCCGGTTCCCCGAGCACGAGCGGTGGCTGCTGGACTCGCTGCGCCGCGACCCGCCGAAGGAGCCCGGTTTCTACACCGGCGCGCACGGGATCGCCCACGTGCTGGAGAACTTCGGCTACCACGACGAGGCCGACGAGCTGGTCCGCGAGTACGCCGAGCTGCTGCCCGACACCAAGGACCACGGCCTCAACGCGGGCCTGTCCGGGGTCGCGCTGAACCTGCTGCACTTCGCGGTGCGCCGGGACGACGAGTCGTTCGCCGACCGGGCGCTGGACCTGGGCGACCGGCTGGTCGGGATGCTCGCCGACGCGCCGCCGCCCGGCGACAAGGCCCGCGCGGGCCTGCTGCACGGCTGGTCCGGCCCGGCGCTGCTGTTCACCCGGCTGCACGAGCTGACCGGCGAACGGCGGTGGCTCGACCACGCCGAGCGCGCGCTGGAACGCGACCTCGCCGAGTGCATGACCGCGCTGGACGGCTCGACCCAGGTCCGCGACGGCACCCTGCGCACCCTGCCCTACGTGGGCATCGGCAGCGCCGGGATCGCGCTGGCGCTCGACGAGTTCGCCCGGGTCGCGCCGGACGCCGCGTGCTCGGCCCGGCTGCCCGAACTGGTCTCCGGGCTGACCTGCGAGTTCGTCATCCAGCCCGCGTTCATGGTGGGCCGGGCGGGCCTGCTGGCCACGCTCGCCCAGGCGGGCGGGACCCGCGAGGCGGTCGACCGGCACCTGTCGGCGCTGGCCTGGCACGCCGTGCCCTACCAGGAAGGGCTGGCGTTCCCGGGCGTCCAGCTGCGCCGGCTGTCGATGGACCTCAACACCGGCGGGGCGGGCGTGCTGCTCGCGCTCGCGTCCGCCGTGGACGGCGTGCCCGCACTGCCGTTCCTCACAGCCCCGGCCCTCGCGGGCCGGTTGCAGTAA